The Hymenobacter sp. DG01 sequence CAGGTTATCGTAAGGACGGAAAATGAAAATTTCGTCCTGCTGATTCTTATATGCCTTCATGCCCTCAAAAATAGCCTGCCCATAGTGCAAAGCAGAGTTGGCCGGGCTCACGGGCATATCGGCGTAGGGAATGATCTGTGGCTCCTGCCACTCGCCGTTTTGGTAGTCTACTACCAGCATATGATCGGAAAAGGTCTTTCCGAATTCGAGCTGGTCGAAATCTATTTCGGCAAGACGCGATGCGGTAGTCCGCTGCGTAGGAATAGTGAGGGTAGCGAGCATGAGAGGTGGGGTGGGAAAAGGTAACAACTGTGCAGCTACTTGCCTGGGTGGAGGGGAGCCCGAGGGGTAGCCGCGGTGGGGTGGGTAGGAAAGGAACGAGAACGTGAGTAAGTAAAGGTGCAGAATTTCTTCCGAACACTTGTTAGTAAGGAAGGGTGCCGCTGCCTACATGCGGGGCTCCCACTTTACTTCTTCGGCATTCAGCTCATGCGCCATCTGGCGGCTGAGTACGAAAAGAAAATCGGAGAGGCGGTTGAGGTACATAATTACCAGGTCGGCCACGAAGGAGTCTTCGCGCAGCTGAATTACCAGCCGCTCGGCCCGCCGGCATACGCACCGGGCTACGTGGGCAAATGATACCGACTGGTGTCCGCCCGGCAATACAAAAACCCGCAACTCGGGCAGGCCTTCATTCATGCGGTCCATTTCGCGCTCCAGCAGGGTAATGTCCTCGGCCTGGAGGTCCGGAATTTTCATTCTGGATTTTTCCGGATCGGAAGCCAGTGAGGCCCCTATGGTAAAAAGACGATCCTGAATTTCTTTGAGCAAGCCGCGGCGGGAGGCATTTACATCCTGGTCGCGCACCAGACCCACGTAGGAGTTCAACTCATCTACCGTACCGTAGCAGTCTATGCGGAGGCTGGATTTGGGCACGCGCGTGCCGCCAATGAGCGAGGTCAGGCCCTGGTCGCCGGTTTTGGTATAGATTTTCAACAGAGAGGCAAAAACAGTAGAACAGAAAGTCCAACTACTAACAACCGGCCCAAAATGTTAGCCCGCGCAGGCAAATGAAGTTCCGGTAGCTACTGGTTGGCTAGCTGATGGGTTGCCACATCGTTGTTAACCACGTCTGATTCCACCAGGCCGTCGCGCAGGCGCACAATGCGGTGGGCGTGGCGGGCAATGTCCTCCTCGTGCGTTACCATGATAATAGTGTTCCCACGCACGTACAGCGCTTCAAACAACTCCATGATTTCGTGGCTGGTGCGGGTGTCGAGGGCACCGGTGGGTTCGTCGGCGAGAATGATGCTGGGGTTGTTGACCAAGGCCCGGGCAATGGCTACGCGCTGGCGCTGGCCGCCACTCAGCTCATTGGGCTTGTGCATGGAGCGCTCGGCCAGTCCTACGCTGCGTAGGGCCTCATGGGCCATGTCCTGCCGCTCACTTTTACCATAGCCCGCATAAATCAGGGGTAGGGCTACGTTATCAAGCGCCGTGGCCCGGGGCAGCAGGTTAAACGACTGGAACACAAAGCCGATTTCCCGGTTCCGTACGTCGGCCAGCTGGTTGTCCGTCATGTTGCTGACGTCCTTGCCATTCAGAATATAGCGGCCGCCGGAAGGAGTGTCCAGGCAGCCCACGATATTCATGAGCGTGGACTTGCCCGAGCCGGAAGGCCCCATGAAAGCAACGTACTCACCCCGCTGAATGGTAATGGACACCGATTGCAGGGCATGAATTTCCTCCGTTCCCATACGGTAAACTTTGGAAATATCAGTGGTTTCGATAACGGGATACAGCATAACCAGTGTGGCCAGGTTAGTTCCAGGGGGTACCCGAGGAGGCATAAGCCGCCCGCCGGGCCGCGTACTCTGTACGAAAGGTAACGTAATCTGCCGGGG is a genomic window containing:
- a CDS encoding cob(I)yrinic acid a,c-diamide adenosyltransferase, whose amino-acid sequence is MKIYTKTGDQGLTSLIGGTRVPKSSLRIDCYGTVDELNSYVGLVRDQDVNASRRGLLKEIQDRLFTIGASLASDPEKSRMKIPDLQAEDITLLEREMDRMNEGLPELRVFVLPGGHQSVSFAHVARCVCRRAERLVIQLREDSFVADLVIMYLNRLSDFLFVLSRQMAHELNAEEVKWEPRM
- a CDS encoding ABC transporter ATP-binding protein, whose product is MLYPVIETTDISKVYRMGTEEIHALQSVSITIQRGEYVAFMGPSGSGKSTLMNIVGCLDTPSGGRYILNGKDVSNMTDNQLADVRNREIGFVFQSFNLLPRATALDNVALPLIYAGYGKSERQDMAHEALRSVGLAERSMHKPNELSGGQRQRVAIARALVNNPSIILADEPTGALDTRTSHEIMELFEALYVRGNTIIMVTHEEDIARHAHRIVRLRDGLVESDVVNNDVATHQLANQ